Proteins encoded within one genomic window of Triticum aestivum cultivar Chinese Spring chromosome 2D, IWGSC CS RefSeq v2.1, whole genome shotgun sequence:
- the LOC778417 gene encoding eukaryotic translation initiation factor 5A-1, which produces MSDTDEHHFESKADSGASKTYPQQAGAIRKGGHIVIKARPCKVVEVSTSKTGKHGHAKCHFVAIDIFNGKKLEDIVPSSHNCDVPHVDRQDYQLIDITDDGYVSLLTESGNTKDDLKLPTDDVLLGQIKTGFADGKDLILSVMSAMGEEQICAVKEIGGGK; this is translated from the exons ATGTCGGACACCGATGAGCACCACTTCGAGTCCAAGGCCGACTCCGGCGCCTCCAAGACCTACCCGCAGCAGGCTGGCGCCATCCGCAAGGGTGGACACATCGTCATCAAGGCCCGTCCCTGCAAG GTTGTTGAGGTCTCCACCTCCAAGACTGGGAAGCATGGTCACGCAAAGTGTCACTTTGTTGCCATTGACATCTTTAATGGAAAGAAGCTTGAGGATATCGTTCCTTCATCCCACAACTGTGAC GTCCCCCATGTTGACCGCCAAGATTATCAGCTgattgacataactgatgatggATAT GTCAGCCTTCTCACTGAGAGTGGTAACACTAAGGATGACCTGAAGCTTCCCACTGATGATGTTCTGCTTGGCCAG ATCAAGACTGGATTTGCTGATGGCAAGGACCTGATCCTGTCTGTGATGTCCGCCATGGGTGAAGAACAGATCTGCGCTGTGAAGGAAATCGGTGGTGGCAAGTAA